Genomic segment of Nostoc commune NIES-4072:
TAAATTGGGAACGATAGTAAAAGGTAATAAAAGATTAAAGATATGCCCAAAACTAAGGAGAAAACAGACGTAAAAAAGGTAGTAATTACGATTGACATGGGTGCAAGTAAAACCAAGGCGATCGTTCAAGAGTATCCAGAGGGAAAGCCTGTTGTTTTACTTTTTGACTCAGAAGTAGCAGATATTGCTAAAGCTTCGATTGAGAGCGTTCAACAAGAAGGTAGTCCTGAATCTCGTACTTGGGTAGGAATAGGCGATGAGTATTGCGCCTTGGGAGAGCTTGCCCGTCGTCGATTTGGGGGTATATCGCAGCTGAAGGAGCTAAAGTACGAACTGGCAGTCCCCAAAATTTGTGGTGCATTTTGGCTGGCTAAGGAGAAGTTGAACCTGGGTAATGATGTTGCAGCTTACTTGAGCATCCTGCTACCGCCCGGTGAAGTGCAAGACAAAGAACAGTTACAAGTTCGGTTGAAGGATGCGTTTCGAGGATTTGATACACCAGCAGGTAAGATGCGGGTAAAAATGCTTCGTTATGATGCAGCTTCTGAGGGTAGTGGGATATTTTTTCACCGTAGGCAATCGCTTGGCGATAATATGCCTGCTTCGATGTATGTGATGCTTGGTTATCGCAACGCAAGTATTTTCACCTTTCGTAGTGGTTCAATTGGTGCGGGAATAACCAGTAATTTTGGTATGTCTTGGCTGGTGAATAATTTTACTTCTAAGACATCAGGACTAAGCCCTGATAATCCCAATATTATCGAGGTGTTGGTAGAAGCTGGAGTTAGTTGTGACTCCCAGGTGATGCAGAAACTCTCACGCAAACGCAAAGGTGATGAAATTCAACTTGATGGCGAGTTGATGTCCAAGGCTTTATTGCTTGCTAGAGATGAATATTGGCGTGCGATCGTCAGATGGTTGCGCTCGAAGATGGATGATGATATTGAAGAACTGGTGTTTTGCGGAGGGACTGCGGATTACATTCGTCCAGAAATAGACGCTTACTTCCAGAAAGAGGGGATTAAGGTATCTTGGCACGGTAATATTTTTATACCTGATGAGATATCTTCCGGTATTGGCAATCGGATGGCGGATGTCTGGGCGCTCTACCAATATATGATTATTCAGTTTGATGAGTTGACTGGTTATACCCGCTCTGAGGTTGTACTGCTAACTAAATCCGCTGAAGGTAGTACAGATGAAGAAGTTAAACGTAAGTATAATTTTACGCCTTGTGATCGACCTAGTACCTTTATTGCTGTGAACGAGAATGTTTGATTAGCTCAGAAAAAGTAGTGTAGTTACAAGGACTGCAACTACACTTCTGGGATGCTTTTTACGTAACTTCTCAATAACCACTGCATGAATGAGCCGATTACTCGTGGTTAGGTGAGAATAGCTAGTTCTAGGGGGATTGAAAATAATTCCTTGTTGGCAGCGCCCCTTTCTATAATGACATCAGGTAGATAGAGAATATTGTTATCCCGCTTCAATCGAGTACACTTTGAACAAAGACTGTTGTTCAGCGTAGAATCTTCATGGCAAGGTGGTTATATTATGTCAACAGAAGATTTTTCTTCTCAATAAGCTCAAAAAAGTCGCATTAATAGCTGCTGGTTGACACAGCTTTAAAGGTTGAAATCACATTAGAATTATGCCGTTGGTTTTTATACTCAATAACCAGCTTGCACAAAGGCCATAATGCTTTCCTACGGAACTATTAGATTGAGCAAGTGCTGAGTGAATATCTCTTGGACGGGGTATATTTCTTTTTGTGTACAATTCCACAATAGGCAATCTGTGTAGCTAGGTCGATATTACTTGCAGTCAACCTCTGTGTTGATAGCAATCCTTGTTAGAGAAATCAGAAAAATGATATAACATTATCTCAAAATTCTTCGCCCAAACTGATATAACGTTATCTCATGACTGGGAGTCGGAAATATAGTAATCAAGAAAGAGAAAAAATTATGCCTGCCAATTTGACCCTTTCGATTGAGACAAACGCTGGAGGAGTGGCGAAAAGTACTATTTCATACAATCTTGCGTATGAATTGGGTGTTCGTGGCTATTCAGTGGCACTATTAGACATCGATCCTAACGAATCATTGACATTATTTTGCGGATTAGGAGAATTTAAAACTCAGGGAACAATGGCTAATGTTTACCATCCAGACTTCAATGGGAACTGGCCTTTAGTTACAGCTTGGCAAGGTAAGATTGACAAAATTCAAGTTTGTAAAGGCGGAAAAGAATTACACGAAACAATTCGGGAAGTTTCAAAGGATCTGCGTGGAGCTTATACTCTTGCAGATCGGTTGAGTGATTACCCCTTATCTCACGATTTTGTAATTATCGATTGTCCTGCAACATTGGAGCCTTTACCACTGACTGCTCTTGCAGCTTCTAGCCACGTATTAATTCCCATTCAACCTGAATACAAGGCTTCTCAAAGTGCTGCGGCGATGATTGAGTGGTACTATTTCAACTGCAAGCGGCTGAGATTGAAACCGACTCCAAAAATATTAGGTATAGTTCCTACTCGTTGGAAAAGTGATTGGGGAGCGCATAGAAGTATTGTCGAGGAACTTCCCCTAGTCTGTAAAAATTTGGGAATTCAGTATTTTAGCCCAATTCGAGAATCAGCTGATATTCTTAATGC
This window contains:
- a CDS encoding ParM/StbA family protein, with the protein product MPKTKEKTDVKKVVITIDMGASKTKAIVQEYPEGKPVVLLFDSEVADIAKASIESVQQEGSPESRTWVGIGDEYCALGELARRRFGGISQLKELKYELAVPKICGAFWLAKEKLNLGNDVAAYLSILLPPGEVQDKEQLQVRLKDAFRGFDTPAGKMRVKMLRYDAASEGSGIFFHRRQSLGDNMPASMYVMLGYRNASIFTFRSGSIGAGITSNFGMSWLVNNFTSKTSGLSPDNPNIIEVLVEAGVSCDSQVMQKLSRKRKGDEIQLDGELMSKALLLARDEYWRAIVRWLRSKMDDDIEELVFCGGTADYIRPEIDAYFQKEGIKVSWHGNIFIPDEISSGIGNRMADVWALYQYMIIQFDELTGYTRSEVVLLTKSAEGSTDEEVKRKYNFTPCDRPSTFIAVNENV
- a CDS encoding ParA family protein; amino-acid sequence: MPANLTLSIETNAGGVAKSTISYNLAYELGVRGYSVALLDIDPNESLTLFCGLGEFKTQGTMANVYHPDFNGNWPLVTAWQGKIDKIQVCKGGKELHETIREVSKDLRGAYTLADRLSDYPLSHDFVIIDCPATLEPLPLTALAASSHVLIPIQPEYKASQSAAAMIEWYYFNCKRLRLKPTPKILGIVPTRWKSDWGAHRSIVEELPLVCKNLGIQYFSPIRESADILNASGRGLPLGIYRPGKEARGDFLPIVDALVNELKLIRG